AtagacaataatattttattttttgataagtacagcCTAGacaattatatcattttctaaatataCATTATTCACCCATCCACCTTTGGGAGTAGGGTATCTTGTCTGACTTGCAAGCATTCAATCTTGAGGTAGGATTGTGTTTCTCTGTAAGAGTCATAGTTGCATTACCAACGACTTCCTTGTGTAGAGACAAGGTAGACttagaattatttttcattctaccgatcaaaaagaattatttttcattctaaaaTGTTGTAACTTGTTACATAAACTTTCGaaggtaaaaataattttattttttggtttagaACTTTAATCTAATGCTgtactttttaagtttttttattttttaaaataattttaatttttccttacACTTTCGCAGATGGTTAGTTGGATAACTTCTGCTTTATGCATGATTTTGGaatgatttttcataactactcctttctatatgatatttagGTCAGCGCTTGAGCAGAAAAAAACAGACGAAGAAAAAGAATTTGGAGCAATAGACTATGATGCACCAGTTGAGTCAGAGAAGAAAACAATTGGACTGGGTACCAAGGTAAAACTTTTCAGCTGTTTGCACTTTTCTAACTTGAAACATGATATCATTGTTACTGTCTTTAATGGTACAAATATCTCTGACTCAGTTTTGACATGGAACAGATTGGAGTAGGAGTAGCCGTCTTGGcctttggtttggttttttgcGCTCGGAGACTTTCTTCCCTCTGGAAGGTATTGCTTAGTACATCaaaagttatattttcttttctcccattGTGCACAAATCAGATCATCTAGGTTTTGCTGTCAACTACTCTGTTGTCATATATTCTTTGTGCACAAAACTAGGATTTGGAGTTGTCATATATTCTTTGTTTCTATCGTTGACTATGGTGTCTAGCCTAGACTACTCTGTTGTGTTTGATTAATTAATCTGTTTCTTTAACAGTTCATCTAGGTTTTGCTGGTGCATAAAGGTCAAGTGGGAAAAACTTTTACTTAAAACAAATGGATGGCATATTTCCATTTATGAACATATTAAATTGCAACTATGGCATACAATAACGCAACTATAGCATACAATAATGCATATGTTATTCTAAAACGTGTTAGATTATCTATCACTAAAAATTTGAGCATTTTATTCTAAGGGGACCCTGGAGCTCAAGTAAGACTATTTGAAAGAACAACTTTAAAGTTAGTGATCACATTTAAACCTCGCTGGTTCCGATTTTTGGAGGGTTGGTATGATTTTGAGATGCCTTCAATTTTCCAGTGTTAGTCCCACCGAGGAAGGCAAGGTGGTTAATAATCTGTCGGAAGAAGAGAAAGCTACTCTTCAGGTAATATTCTTGGAAAAGTCTAATAAGTTTTCTTCTCTAgagtaacttatcaaaaaaagttttcttctcttgagtataagtttttcttaacgATGGCCTTTATGATAGACTGTTGCTCACAGGTTCTTAAAGGTATTAAAATATTGGGgcccaataattttaatttcccTGGTTGGAGGTTTTTGTCCTATTTTTATGGTGAGCTACTCAATGTGGCCCCAGTGACCAGCTTCCTCTAATAGGTTGCCCAGATACTTGTATATTCATTACTGTTACCAAAGCAAGTTTAGAGTCTTTTGTTaccaaaaaatgaaagaaaggggAGCTGTTTAACCTGCTtgtgaagaggaagagaagaaatgagaATAATATTTCCTTTTTACTAGTGTTCTTGTCATAGTAAGCCCTGGAACAATGGTGGTTAATCTATACTGGAAGAAGGGTTTCTTTTCTTGCTGACAAATGGCCAGCCTCCAATTccatttgggggggggggggggggggttgtaaATGTACTTATCTATTTATTCTTCTATTTAATGTAGATTTTGTTTGATGGTGTCATATCATAGTCTTTGCTATGTATTTTGGAAGAATTACAAAATTATGTTTACTTCCTGATGTGTGTGGCAGGCTAGGCTTAAAGATTATGAGGCAATGCTAAGTAAATCCCCAAAAGATCCAGTTGCTCTTGAAGTGAGTCATTGGTTATTATGTGGTATATcagttttgtttctttgttacTATATGCTGATATTAGAAATATACTTGTGGAGCTTGACCTTGTTCTTACTACAAAGTTAGTATATGGTTATGTGAAACatatttttggttaattaaAGATGTCATTTCACATTTcaagaagaaaaggaagggtTAATATCCGATATTAGCTGCTGATTGTGTCAGTTCATGCTGGTTGAAACCtggaaatagaagaaactggTTGGGTCAAAATCCCATGTTCTATCATAAGGTTAAGAGCTTGAACCTAAATTGGGAATTTGAAAGCTTTTCATCTGGAACAAAACAATAGCccaattttcttttccaagTGAATCTAGACCCAGAGAGATGAAATGGTAAAATTTTAGTTTCTCATGGTTTGGTTTTATGCTGGCTAACCCATCCCATTCAAATATATCTTAGGTAACAagaattatttaagaaaaattaaagagacaCAGATGGACATGCAAACACTGAagctaaaattttatttgatggaggataatacattagtaaattTGTTGGAAAAATACAAAAGTTTATACTTGAGAGAAAAAGAACAATGTGAGAATCTCAATCATCCAAAATCTGAGTCCAACTAGTTGTGAGCTAAAACATGAAGtgagaaatgacaaaaaaaaaaacccttgaCTAAATCAACTAAAAGAATGCTTTCTAATGCTATATGACCCTAAGGCAAAGGCCTAGacaatatattatttgtatactgtgaatttatttaattttttcctgGCTTCATCAAAATTGGTTTCTTATCACATCTattgcctatatatataatggatttCTAGGGAGCTGCAGTGACCTTGGCAGAATTAGGAAATTATAATCAAGCTTCCTCTCTGCTTGAGGACTTGACAAAGGTATGCTCATGTTTTCTTGTTGGATATTTTTATGGAATTTATCTGCCACAAACTGGACAAAATCCTAAGTACTCTTTTGACTGATCTTTTGTGCTCCATAGGGGAAACCAAGTGACCCTGATGTTTTCCGCTTGCTTGGTGAAGTTAAATATGAACTCAAGGATTATGAAGGGAGTGCTACCGCGTATAAGACTTCACAGATGGTAAGTTTTCTCCAGATGTGCTGGATAGTTTCCTACTTATTGCTGTTTCAGATAACTGTTCAGCCTTACCATGCTTGACTTCAGCACACCAataaattgttttcatttccCATCTCATGGAAAACCGTTTTAGCTCCACTTAGCCCTATCCCCCTCTAGGGTATTTTACTGATAGGTTCTATATTTCGTGAGACTGTTTTATTAGTTCTAAGTGCCTAGAAATTAAAACTCGTGTTTGTCTGTGTGCACTTACCAATGCATTTCATTTATGTGCATTTGCACAGATCTAAAAAGGTTACTCTCAAGTAACAATTGTTTCGGAGACCCTATAATTTGGACTtactttaatttaaagattAGTGTTTCCTGGGATCAATCTAGGGGGCTATGTTTAATTTGTTGATTAGAAGGGCGGGCAGAGGATCGTGGAGGGTTTACCacataaagtttttattttaggCGATGAATTTCAGCATTGAAATTGTTAACATATTTTGCAAGCTCTGTCCATAAATATCTTCTTATTCTGTAACAGGTGTCTAAAGATATCAATTTTGAAGTTCTGCGTGGCCTTACAAATGCATTACTTGCTGCTAAGAAACCAGATGAGGTATATCATCACACGGGTTGAAATTACAATTGATTCACTATTGAAATTACAAAAGCATTGGTGATGGTTGGAAGTGTTTGCTGCTCATCTGATGCTTTTGAGACAGTAATATATGTTCTAGACgtttttagggaaaaaaattattatccaaGCATATGGTTGTCATCTTATGAATGATGACATCATTGACATGGAACAGCCTGTTGGATTAGCAGGTGTGCAATCAATTACAAATTTCCTTTTACTCATCTTTCTAATGCAGGCAGTTCAATTCCTTCTGGCGTCTCGAGAACGTctaaattcacaaatttctaATGGTAAGGCTGAAGAAACAAATTTGCCGCAGGTGGACCCTGTTCAAGtgagttttttatttctcaCTAACAGATTACATGTCTAAGCTCCTATTTTTTCCAAAGGAAAACGAGGAGGATTTTAAGCATCACTTACTAGAAACTTAAAATTGCTATAATATGGTTTTAGGCTGTTAGAATATATTGCTTAataatacctataaaaaaataacatattgcATAACAATTGGCCAGCAAGTTCAGACAATGGGTTTAAAGAATGTACAATATTGAAGTTTAAGCCCATGGGTATTTTCTTGAaacaaacaatatatttattaactGATGAAAATGACTCAAGTTTCGTGTGGATAGTCTTTGTAGTTAAcaagaaatttattattatgccTTTGTTTTTGTTAAATCACCAATAATTTGTTGGGCTTTTTGTGTGGAGCCTGGTTTTGTTTTGCGGCAGCCCAATTTGATGACCCCACCCGACAAGAATTCGttgcagtgttttttttttttttggtttttgttttttggttttttttttttttttttaatgaggcTTGGGCCATGGAGCGCAGGCTTGGGCCGGTCTGACCCACCCAACCCCTAATTAGGGTTTACGCCCTAATTATCCTAATTAGGGTTTCACTTCATATACATTGTACTATTCCGTATGGCCACTCATTGTATTGCCGCACTGTGTATTTGACtttcaagagaataaaatcCTCTGTAGCTCCGTGGATGTAGGCacgttgccgaaccacgtaaatcttgttTGTTGTGTGTAATTAATTTCGGTTTTGctttacttttttcttcttatcgTTCCCGACATCATCGCACAAGCTTAAACTGATGGTAATAGGTGAGtccatcaataaatttatattagttcatcattaaatttatattctaacatttCCTCTCACGCTTGAGTCAAACTCTCTCTTAATAAGCGGGCTCAACACATggatatttaaataaaacaagGGTGAAGTGTGGAATAAGGTTCAAACTCAGAACCTCTCATCTGATACCATATTAAATAACTAATCgtctcaaaagtttaagctgataggtaatgatgaatttaataatttaatttatattctaaacaTTTTGAAGAACTTAGAAAGAGTGAGATCAAATTATCATACATTTTAGAGCTTCAACTCCTTTGGGTTTGTGATAAGGGTTGCAGATCTAGTTTGTTGATTTTGGCTAAAATGTACAAAGAGCTGCAGCCTAAGGAAGTTGGTATAACTGAAAATGAAACACAGGAACAAAAATGTTGGGGAAGAGGTTCTTATTTTTGCGATGACACAAAGTAAAGATAATAgcctcaaaataaaataaaattcttaagtATACCAGAAACAATCGAAAGAACTTGACTTGCTACCAAACTGGAGTGTTCAGTCACAGAGGACAGAAATAATActtgtaataattttaaacaGATAATTTATTGTGTATAGTTATGCTGAATCTTTTCCACATGTTTTCAGAAAATTGCTAAAGATACTATTTTCATAATATCAgttcctttttttaatttatcatttgtCCCCGCTATCAGATGtcagttttgggtttggttgctTTTAAATCTGATGTTTAgaaccgatcaaaaaaaaaaaatctgatgttTAGTGTGTTTGTGGAGAGATGTTATTTCAGGTTGATTTACTTCTTGGCAAAGCGTATTCAGATTGGGGTCATATAAGTGATGCTGTATCCGTCTACGATCGCCTTATCTCAAGTCACCCTGATGACTTCCGTGGTTACTTAGCTAAGgttcttctctccctctcatgAATGTAACAGCCaaattagaatattttattatatataacagCGCCATGTATGAAATGGATATTCTTAGGAACAAAGCTTTAGCTAACTAAATGGATCTATTTTGTTTACACACTGCTagacaattttaaaaagaacaaaaatataacTTGTTACCggattcacatttttttattgtcaaCACTGAAAGGCATCTTCATTAGGCCACAAAATTCCTATTCCTtgctaagaaaagaaaaatggttacTAAACTGAAGCCAAATGATGACTATCCACAATATTCATTATACATTTTACCTATTATTATTGCTAAACAATGAATACTTTTGAGTGCatacacacacccacacaaatatatacatatatacacatgcaTATCCTTATTATCTCTCGCGCACACAAACCCATCCACTTAGACCCTAAACTGTTCTGGATTCTTCAATAACTCTGGTGATCATGGAAAGAGTTAGGGTGCTTTCAGAGAATAAATCCTGGAATTGTTCTTTTGTTCAGACATCTCCAGATTGGTGTAACACATTATAAGAGAAGAATGAGATGCTATTGAAGTATTCAGAAATGTGGTTCACGCATCTATGAAGCTTACAAGTATAAAGCTTAGAAAATAACTGGTATCTGATACTGTGAATCAAGGCGCAAGTTGGAGTACTTTGTCCCAAAACCTTTAGGTTTA
Above is a genomic segment from Juglans microcarpa x Juglans regia isolate MS1-56 chromosome 1D, Jm3101_v1.0, whole genome shotgun sequence containing:
- the LOC121257432 gene encoding LOW QUALITY PROTEIN: uncharacterized protein LOC121257432 (The sequence of the model RefSeq protein was modified relative to this genomic sequence to represent the inferred CDS: deleted 1 base in 1 codon); amino-acid sequence: MPITAMAATTASRLLIIIPIHCSDSTPRRGFGTKKNTNKVPTKSTAKKSGPVPPKAPGLSSQFDGKSNNNSLDRQFEERLEAVRRSALEQKKTDEEKEFGAIDYDAPVESEKKTIGLGTKIGVGVAVLAFGLVFALGDFLPSGSVSPTEEGKVVNNLSEEEKATLQARLKDYEAMLSKSPKDPVALEGAAVTLAELGNYNQASSLLEDLTKGKPSDPDVFRLLGEVKYELKDYEGSATAYKTSQMVSKDINFEVLRGLTNALLAAKKPDEAVQFLLASRERLNSQISNGKAEETNLPQVDPVQVDLLLGKAYSDWGHISDAVSVYDRLISSHPDDFRGYLAKGIILKENGKVGDAERMFIQARFFAPENAKALVDRFAR